ACCTGCTCTCCTTTCCTCTCTCAAGACCTATACCAAGCAAACCTTTCTGGCGGACCTCTTCGCGGGGCTCACCGTCGGCGTAGTGGCCATTCCGCTGGCGATGGCCTTTGCGATTGCATGCGGGCTCTCTCCCACCCAGGGCCTCATCACCGCCATCGTGGCCGGCTTCCTCATTTCCCTGTTCAGCGGAAGCAAGTACCAGATAGGCGGCCCCACCGGCGCCTTCGTCATCATCATCATGGGCGTGCTGGAACAGTACCACGCGTCCGGACTGCTGGTCTGCACGCTGATGGCGGGCCTCTTTCTCATTATCCTGGGCTTCTGCCGCATGGGGGCGCTTATCCGCTTCATTCCATTCCCCGTCACCACGGGATTTACCTCCGGCATTGCCGTGGTGATTTTCTCCACGCAGATCAAGGACATCTTCGGCCTCACCATCACGGAAAAAATCCCCGGCGACTTCATTGAAAAATGGGCGTGCTACTTCAACTACTTCCACACCATCAACTGGGCGGCGCTGGCGCTGGCCGTCGGCACCGTCGCCATCACCCTGCTGAGCCGCCGCTTCTGGCCCAGGGTGCCGGCCATGCTGGTGGGCATGCTGGGCATGACCGCCGTTTCCGTAGCCTTCTCCCTGCCCGTAACCACCATCGGGCAGGCCTTCGGCAGCCTTCCGAACACGCTTCCCCTCCCTTCACTGCCCCACATTGAATGGCACAACCTGGGAGCGCTGACGGCTCCGGCCTTCACCATCGCCCTGCTGGCGGCGATTGAATCCCTGCTGAGCGCCTCCGTGGCGGACGGCATGACGGGAGGACGCCACAAACCCAATATGGAACTCATTGCCCAGGGAATCGGCAACATCGGGTCCGCCCTGTTCGGCGGCATTCCGGCCACCGGGGCCATCGCCCGCACCGCTACCAACATCAAGGCGGGGGCCAAAAGCCCGGTTTCCGGCATGATTCACGCGGTGACCCTTCTTGCCATCCTGATGGCCTTTGCCCAGTACGCGCAGCAGATTCCCCTGGCCGTGCTGGCGGGCATCCTGACGGTGGTGTGCTACAACATGAGCGAAATGCACACGTTCAGCCGCCTGCTGAAAGGGCCGCGGCAGGATGCGGCGGTGCTGGTAATCACCTTCCTGCTGACCGTCTTTGTGGACCTGGTCGTGGCCGTGGAGGTGGGTGTGGTGCTCGCCGCCCTGCTCTTCATGGGCCGCATGGCCCAGATCAGCGACGTTTCCGCCATTAAAAACGAGCTGCTGGACAACGACGAGGAAGACGACGAAGACCGTTCTACGGCCAAACTCAGCATTCCGGAAGGCGTGGAAGTTTTTGACGTGAAG
This portion of the Akkermansia massiliensis genome encodes:
- a CDS encoding SulP family inorganic anion transporter yields the protein MFRPALLSSLKTYTKQTFLADLFAGLTVGVVAIPLAMAFAIACGLSPTQGLITAIVAGFLISLFSGSKYQIGGPTGAFVIIIMGVLEQYHASGLLVCTLMAGLFLIILGFCRMGALIRFIPFPVTTGFTSGIAVVIFSTQIKDIFGLTITEKIPGDFIEKWACYFNYFHTINWAALALAVGTVAITLLSRRFWPRVPAMLVGMLGMTAVSVAFSLPVTTIGQAFGSLPNTLPLPSLPHIEWHNLGALTAPAFTIALLAAIESLLSASVADGMTGGRHKPNMELIAQGIGNIGSALFGGIPATGAIARTATNIKAGAKSPVSGMIHAVTLLAILMAFAQYAQQIPLAVLAGILTVVCYNMSEMHTFSRLLKGPRQDAAVLVITFLLTVFVDLVVAVEVGVVLAALLFMGRMAQISDVSAIKNELLDNDEEDDEDRSTAKLSIPEGVEVFDVKGPFFFGAVEQFKDQVLETLEHDTKVVILRMRLVPALDATGLNVLSDFCHQCREHGSTLLVCGVQPQPLDVIRHAPFYRELKRYNICENIDAALNRARKIINGPAPKHL